GCCCAGTTCGACCAGTTGCTCGAAACAGTGCGTGAGGATGGGCTTGCCCGCGACCTCGACCATTCCCTTGGGTTTGTCCTCGGTCAGCGGACGCAGCCGCGTCCCCTCGCCGGCGGCCAGCACGACGGCTTGCATACTACCGACTGGTTTGTCATCGCGTAAAACTCTTGCCTGACAGTATCCGGTTCGATACTGGGCGCTCCGTCCCGCGCCTCCGGCGAGTTCGCGCCGGGGAACGGCGCTCGCTCCCGCGCTCGCGCCGGGACCACGCAGTTTCCGGCACCAGCGCCTTCGGCGTCGACGGACAAACGAGGGCGATGGCTGGCCTCGACGACCCGGGCTTCGAGCGCTCGCGGATCGGCTGGTGGCTGTTCGTCGCCCTGCTCGCGGCCGCCGCGGCCTACGTCGCCTGGCAGTTCGTCGGGCTGGTCGTGCTCGGCGTGTTCGGCTACTACGCGACCCGGCCGATCAACGACCGCGTCGCCGCGGTCGTCGACACCGACTGGATCGCCGCGGCGCTCACCGTCCTCGTCGTCCTCGTGCCGGTGATCGCGCTCTCGCTGTACGCCGGCTACCAGCTCCTCCTCGCGCTCCAGGGGCTGGTGGCCGGGAGCGTCGACCCCGTCGCACTGCTGGGCCAGTACGTCGGCCTCGGCGAGGTCCCGAGCGCCGAGCGCCAGTCGCTCGCGAGCGCGCTCGAAGACCCCGGCGAGTCGCTCTCGAACCCCCGGCAGACGGCCACGACGGTACTCCGGACCGGTCGGACCCTCGTCTCCGCGGTGGCGGGCACCGCCCTGCTGCTCGCGCTCTCGGTCACCCTCGCATACTTCCTCCTCAAGTACGACGACGACATCGCCGCGGCGCTGGAGCAGCTGTTCGGCGGGAGCAACACCGTGGGCTACGCGTACGCGACGGCCGTCGACGCCGACCTGGAGTCGGTCTTCCACGGGAATCTCCTGTTCGTCGCGGTCATGGCCGTCGTCGCGGGCGTCGTCTACCTCGGGACGAACCTCCTCGCGCCGGCCGGGCTGGCCGTCCCGATGGTCGCCGTGCTCGCCTTCCTGACGGGCGTCGCGAGCCTGATCCCGCTCGTGGTCGGGAAGATCGTCTACGTTCCCGTGCTCGCGCTGCTCGCCCTCCAGGCGGTCCGGTCGAGCGAGGTCGCCCTCGCGTTCGTCGGCGTCGTCGCCGTCGTCTACTTCCTCGCGCTGGATTTCCTCCCGCAGACGTTCCTCCAGCCGTACATCTCCGGCCGCCACCTCGACGGGATCATGCTCATGTTCGCCTACCTGCTCGGGCCCGTCCTGTTCGGCTGGTACGGCTTCTTCCTGCTGCCGATCCTCTTCGTCGCCG
Above is a genomic segment from Halosimplex halophilum containing:
- a CDS encoding AI-2E family transporter, with protein sequence MAGLDDPGFERSRIGWWLFVALLAAAAAYVAWQFVGLVVLGVFGYYATRPINDRVAAVVDTDWIAAALTVLVVLVPVIALSLYAGYQLLLALQGLVAGSVDPVALLGQYVGLGEVPSAERQSLASALEDPGESLSNPRQTATTVLRTGRTLVSAVAGTALLLALSVTLAYFLLKYDDDIAAALEQLFGGSNTVGYAYATAVDADLESVFHGNLLFVAVMAVVAGVVYLGTNLLAPAGLAVPMVAVLAFLTGVASLIPLVVGKIVYVPVLALLALQAVRSSEVALAFVGVVAVVYFLALDFLPQTFLQPYISGRHLDGIMLMFAYLLGPVLFGWYGFFLLPILFVAVLEAVRIVLPELLHGERLTLDASMGGSVGADPQSEGDVPADEFANNRFEERDPRSSDDADDGTPSDSSPSN